One window from the genome of Gopherus evgoodei ecotype Sinaloan lineage chromosome 2, rGopEvg1_v1.p, whole genome shotgun sequence encodes:
- the LOC115644930 gene encoding histone H4-like, with the protein MSGCGKGGKGLGKGGAKRHRKVLRDNIQGITKPAIRRLARRSGVKCISGLIYEETSGVLKVFLENVILDAVTYTEHAERKTMMVMDVLYALKLQGCTLYGFRG; encoded by the coding sequence ATGTCTGGTTGTGGTAAGGGCGGAAAGGGGCTGGGTAAGGGAGGTGCTAAGAGGCACCGCAAGGTCTTACGAGATAACATCCAGGGTATTACGAAGCCTGCGATCCGCCGCTTGGCTCGCCGCAGTGGGGTGAAGTGCATCTCAGGGCTGATCTACGAAGAGACCAGCGGCGTGCTGAAGGTTTTCCTGGAGAACGTGATCCTTGATGCGGTGACCTACACCGAGCACGCTGAGCGGAAGACGATGATGGTTATGGATGTGCTGTACGCCCTGAAGCTCCAGGGGTGCACCCTGTATGGCTTCAGGGGCTGA